Proteins found in one Ctenopharyngodon idella isolate HZGC_01 chromosome 16, HZGC01, whole genome shotgun sequence genomic segment:
- the cmtm7 gene encoding CKLF-like MARVEL transmembrane domain-containing protein 7, which produces MPPTAVTTTTTTTRTSTGDGGCCSIAYVRSFQGLLKIGQVMVLLIAFLCVHFEWRYYHSSLRYFEVVTAWFLIVFSIFFFVHFFQLQSKITCINWALTEFLHYVVGGILILIASIVVSVLSHGVSSPLVAGSVFGYMATFLIAISIWTSYKVTCGSQPTGATV; this is translated from the exons ATGCCTCCCACTGCCGTTACtacaaccacaacaacaacaagaacaTCCACCGGGGATGGAGGATGTTGCAGCATTGCTTATGTGCGTTCATTTCAAGGATTACTGAAAATCGGCCAAGTG ATGGTCCTCCTGATTGCTTTCCTTTGTGTGCACTTTGAATGGCGTTACTATCACTCTTCCTTACGCTACTTTGAGGTGGTCACTGCATGGTTTCTCATCGTCTTCTCCATCTTCTTCTTCGTGCACTTTTTTCAACTTCAGAGCAAAATCACATGCATCAACTGGGCATTAACG GAGTTTTTACATTATGTTGTTGGAGGAATCTTGATCTTAATTGCCTCTATAGTTGTATCTGTGCTGAGTCATGGGGTCTCATCACCTTTAGTCGCTGGATCT gTGTTTGGCTATATGGCTACTTTTCTTATTGCAATCAGCATATGGACTTCTTATAAGGTCACATGTGGCTCTCAACCAACTG GTGCCACAGTGTAA
- the cmtm6 gene encoding CKLF-like MARVEL transmembrane domain-containing protein 6, with protein sequence MATADTVYNTTTTTAQEPKSRKWIIVPSENLEKIRFVIKVIEVLLSFVAFVMEEVVSNCSHCGPLYFFEFVSCTAFLFTLLLLILLATTLHQRVGIDSWPSLDFGYTVVMAFLFLIASAVFAADNGKTSLEQGAVAFGFLATVAFFADFIYFLKVRGIPCRKGNNQPADQTPRPEAEKLNSNGTD encoded by the exons atggcCACTGCAGACACGGTGTACAACACCACCACAACAACAGCGCAGGAGCCCAAATCCAGAAAATGGATAATTGTGCCATCAGAGAATCTGGAGAAAATTCGATTTGTGATAAAAGTCATTGAAGTG CTCCTTTCCTTTGTGGCTTTTGTGATGGAGGAGGTAGTGTCCAACTGTTCACACTGTGGACCACTCTACTTCTTTGAATTTGTCAGTTGCACAGCCTTCCTCTTCACACTGTTGCTCCTCATCCTCCTGGCAACAACGCTGCACCAGAGAGTCGGAATTGACAGCTGGCCTAGTCTG GATTTTGGATACACAGTAGTCATGGCATTCCTATTCCTCATTGCCAGCGCTGTGTTTGCAGCAGACAATGGCAAGACGAGCCTGGAGCAGGGCGCTGTG GCATTTGGCTTCCTGGCCACGGTGGCCTTCTTTGCTgactttatttactttttgaaAGTTCGTGGTATTCCTTGCCGAAAGGGAAACAACCAACCAGCAGACCAAACACCCAGACCAGAGGCAGAGAAACTTAATTCTAATGGAACTGACTGA